A DNA window from Salvelinus sp. IW2-2015 linkage group LG4q.1:29, ASM291031v2, whole genome shotgun sequence contains the following coding sequences:
- the LOC111962835 gene encoding melanopsin-B-like produces the protein MDRGFFRKVDVPDHAHYIVACFVVVIGAVGVGGNALVMYAFFSNKKLRTPPNYFIMNLAVSDFLMAITQSPIFFVNCLYKEWVFGETGCKMYAFCGALFGITSMINLLAISIDRYIVITKPLQALHWTSKRRTSVVIVMVWLYSLAWSLAPLLGWSSYIPEGLMTSCTWDYVTSTPANRSYTLMLCVFVFFIPLGIISYCYLCMFLAIRTGSRDMEKLGSQVRKSTLIQQQSIKTEWKLAKIAFVVIIVYVMSWSPYACVTLIAWAGYGSTLSPYSKAVPAVIAKASAIYNPFIYAIIHSKYRDTLAEKVPCLHCLAQTPRKDFISVSNSESSFRDSMLSRQSSTSKTKFHRVSSMSTGDTMRSDVELDPMDQQGQSLRISHSSGALRVKECRQSSQQRAKIRNSNSQEKCERGSLSSCDHDLVSESVNMATVPLLMTREEAGEGWQGEDKEKTQDRVPQSALEVEAPPPPASPPRSPRTLIHNKHRHSEVSQIIITPLSETTGDYKGEXRGAQTREKNLLLGLQSLNCSTELLESVEKFLS, from the exons ATGGACCGAGGTTTCTTCCGGAAGGTGGATGTGCCAGACCACGCTCATTACATCGTGGCCTGCTTTGTCGTGGTGATTGGAGCGGTAGGGGTCGGTGGGAACGCCCTGGTGATGTACGCCTTCTTCAG TAACAAGAAGCTTCGGACTCCTCCCAACTATTTCATCATGAACCTGGCAGTGAGTGACTTCCTCATGGCCATCACACAGTCCCCCATCTTCTTTGTCAACTGTCTCTACAAGGAGTGGGTGTTTGGAGAAACAG GCTGTAAGATGTACGCCTTCTGTGGGGCCTTATTTGGAATCACCTCCATGATCAATCTGCTGGCTATCTCCATTGACCGCTACATAGTCATCACCAAGCCCCTGCAGGCCCTGCACTGGACCTCTAAACGCCGCACCTCCGTCGTCATCGTCATGGTCTGGCTCTACTCGTTGGCTTGGAGCCTGGCGCCTCTCCTGGGCTGGA GTTCCTATATCCCGGAGGGCCTGATGACATCCTGTACGTGGGATTATGTGACCTCCACACCAGCCAATAGGAGCTACACTCTAATGCTATGCGTCTTTGTGTTCTTCATCCCTCTGGGCATCATCTCTTACTGCTACCTATGCATGTTCCTGGCCATACGCACCGGTAGTAG AGACATGGAGAAGCTGGGCAGTCAGGTAAGGAAGTCCACCCTGATCCAGCAGCAGTCCATCAAGACTGAGTGGAAGCTGGCCAAGATTGCCTTTGTAGTCATCATCGTGTATGTGATGTCCTGGTCTCCCTACGCCTGCGTCACCCTCATCGCCTGGGCTGG CTATGGAAGTACCCTCAGCCCCTACTCCAAGGCCGTCCCTGCTGTCATAGCCAAAGCCTCAGCCATCTATAACCCCTTCATCTATGCCATCATCCACTCCAAATATAG AGACACTCTGGCAGAGAAGGTTCCCTGTCTGCACTGCCTGGCCCAGACCCCTAGGAAGGACTTCATCTCTGTGTCCAACAGTGAGTCCTCCTTCAGGGACTCCATGCTCAGCAGACAGTCCTCCACCTCCAAGACGAAGTTCCATAGAGTGTCCTCTATGTCCACCGGAGACACA ATGAGGAGTGATGTCGAGCTGGACCCCATGGACCAGCAGGGCCAGTCTCTGAGAATCAGCCACTCCTCTGGAGCTCTGAGAGTGAAGGAGTGCAGACAGTCATCCCAGCAGCGGGCCAAGATAAGGAACAGCAACAGCCAGGAAAAG TGTGAGAGGGGCTCACTGAGCAGCTGTGACCACGACCTGGTGTCTGAATCTGTCAACATGGCCACCGTGCCCCTCCTTATGACCAGAGAGGAGGCTGGAGAGGGGTGGCAGGGGGAGGACAAGGAGAAGACCCAGGACAGAGTCCCCCAGTCAGCCCTTGAGGTGGAggcccccccacccccagcctCACCCCCCAGGTCCCCCAGGACCCTGAtccacaacaaacacagacactctGAGGTTTCCCAGATCATCATCACCCCCTTGTCAGAGACGACGGGGGACTATAAGGGGGAGRAGCGTGGAGCACAGACCCGTGAGAAGAACTTGCTACTGGGCCTGCAGAGTTTAAACTGCTCCACTGAACTGCTGGAGTCGGTAGAGAAATTCCTCTCCTGA